The Actinomycetota bacterium region CCGGCCCCGGCCCCGGCCCCGTCCCCGGCCCCGGCCCCGTCCCCGGCCACCGCCCCGGCCACCGCCCCGGCCCCGGCCCCGACCCCGGCCACCGCCCCGGCCCCATCGGCGCCGGCCGGTGGCGGCGGGTGACGGTGGAACGACTGGTCAGGGTCGTGGTCGCCGACGACCACAGCCTGTTGCGAGAGGGCGTGGTGGCCGTGCTGTCTTCGACGGCGGGGATCGAGGTGGTGGGCGAGGCCGGTGACGGCCAGGCGGCCGTCGACCGAGTGCTGGAGAGCGGGGCCGATGTGGTGGTGATGGACTTGAAGATGCCGGGCGTCGACGGCATAGAGGCCACCCGCCAGATCCTGGCCCGCCGCCCCGAGGTGGGCGTGCTGGTGCTGACCATGTCCGACGACGACGCCTCGCTGTTCGCCGCCCTCCAGGCCGGCGCCCGGGGTTACCTGCTCAAAGACGCCCATCCCCGGGACTTCGTCCGGGCCGTGATGGCCGTGGGCTCGGGTGACGTCATCCTCAGCCCGGGAGTGGCCGGGCGGGTGTTCGCCCGGGCCTCGGCCGACGGGCCGCCCTCTCCGTTCCCGGAACTGACGAGCCGCGAGCGCGAGGTCCTGGCCCTGATGGCTTCGGGCCACAACAGCCCCCGCATCGCCCAACGACTGGGCCTGAGCCCCAAGACCGTCCGCAACCACGTGTCGGCCATCCTGGCCAAGCTGGGCGCGGCCGACCGGGCCGAGGCGGTCATCCGCGCCCGAGAGGCCGGCCTCGGGGGCGCCGCTCCTCGCTGACCCCGGCCCCGGCTGTGCAAGGAACAACCGGAGAGCTTGCTTGCTGCGCTCAGGCACTGAGAGGGGCTGACGGGCGGGTCAGATGGCCCGACTGGGCCGGGACAGGTTCCCCTTCACGGCGGGACACCCGGTGGCGGATGCTCAGCCAGCGCCGTGGGGTTGGGGCACGGCGAACGCGGCGGCTGCTGGGGAGCTGCCCTTGGGCCGCGCCGTACTGGGGGGGCCGGGGGCGTGGAGCCGACGACGGGCCTGACCCGCCCAGCCGGCGCGCCGCCCTGCCCGTCACCCGAACTCCGACCTGAAATTGGTGGCGCGCGCCCATCCCGGGGTTGACCGGTGGTTCGAAGGGGCTTAGAGTGGCGCCAAGTGGAGCTGCAGGGAGTCCGAGCGGGCTCGATGAGGCTCAGCGGGGGTCATGGAAGACCACAACGCTTGTCAGGTGGCGCAACTTGTTCCTCGGGGAACACAACCACGCACTCGATGCCAAGGGCCGGCTGATCCTGCCCGTGAAGTTCCGCGACCAGTTGCAGGAGGGCGCGTTCGTCACGAGCGAGACCGACGGCTGCCTCGGGTTGTGGCCCCCGGCCGACTTCGAGCGGCGCGCCCTGGAGATGAAGGAACGGTCGAAGGGAGGGCCGGAGGACCGCAACGTCGCCCGGTTCTTCTTCGCCGGGGCCCAGGACGCCAGCCCCGACCGCCAAGGCCGGGTGGCGCTGCCGCCCCACCTGCGCAAGTTCGCGGGCCTCGAACGCGACGTGGTCGTGAACGGGGCCTGGGACCACATCGAGATCTGGGATGCGGTCGTCTGGCAGGAGAAGAAGCTCGAAGGCGAGCGGGCGCTGGCCGGCAACGGCGTCGGATGAAGTCGTACAAGCCATGAACGAAAGGGAGTCTCCCACGATCGACCACTGAACGCACAGGTACCTGGACCATTTCGCTCGTGCGCCGTCCTCCGGCCGGCACTTTGGAAGAACCCCCTTCGCCCCCTTCCCGGGAACCACCCTGGTTCCCATGTCGGCCGGGGGACCGCGGATGAGCGAAATGGCCGATCACCAGCCGGTGATGGTCGAAGAAATAGTCGACCTCATCCGTCCTGTCCCAGCCGGGACCGTGGTCGACGCCACGGTCGGAATGGGCGGGCACGCACGCGCCCTTCTATCCGATCTAGGGCACGTACGGCTGGTAGGGATCGACCAGGATGCCGACGCCCTGGCTATGGCAGCCGAGGCGCTGGCCGGGTTCGGGGAACGGGCCGTATTGCGGCAGGCCCGGTTCGACCGGATCACAGAAGTCATAGACGAGATGGCGCCAACCCCGCAGAGAGGAGGGATCGTCGCCGTGTTATTCGACCTGGGCGTGAGCAGCCCTCAGCTCGACCGGCCCGAGAGGGGCTTCAGCTACCGCGCCGACGGCCCCCTCGACATGCGGATGGACCAGCGCTCGACTGCCACCGCGGCCCACGTGGTGAACACCTACGACGAGGGACGGCTGGCGGACGTGATCGCCCGCTTCGGCGACGAACGCTATGCCCGCCGGGTGGCCCGGGCCATCGTGGCCTCCCGTCCCATCGGGGGGACGGCCCAATTGGCCGAGGTCGTGCGCGATGCCATCCCCGCGCCCGCTCGCCGCCGGGGAGGGCACCCTGCCCGGCGCACGTTCCAGGCGCTGCGCATCGAGGTCAACGACGAGCTCGCTGTGCTGCGCCCGGCTCTCGAACAGGCCATCGAGGCCCTCGTCCCCCGAGGGCGGGTCGTGGTCCTCGCCTACCACTCGGGCGAGGACCGGATCGTCAAGGACGTCCTGCGCGACGCCTCCACCGGTGGTTGTACATGCCCGCCCCGACTGCCATGTGTATGCGGCGCCCAGCCCCGCGTGCGCCTGCTCAACCGGGGGGCTCGGAAGCCCGGCCCGGCCGAGGTGGCCCGCAACCCCCGGTCCGAGAGCGCCCGGCTACGGGCCGCCGAG contains the following coding sequences:
- a CDS encoding response regulator transcription factor, translated to MTVERLVRVVVADDHSLLREGVVAVLSSTAGIEVVGEAGDGQAAVDRVLESGADVVVMDLKMPGVDGIEATRQILARRPEVGVLVLTMSDDDASLFAALQAGARGYLLKDAHPRDFVRAVMAVGSGDVILSPGVAGRVFARASADGPPSPFPELTSREREVLALMASGHNSPRIAQRLGLSPKTVRNHVSAILAKLGAADRAEAVIRAREAGLGGAAPR
- the mraZ gene encoding division/cell wall cluster transcriptional repressor MraZ, with the translated sequence MFLGEHNHALDAKGRLILPVKFRDQLQEGAFVTSETDGCLGLWPPADFERRALEMKERSKGGPEDRNVARFFFAGAQDASPDRQGRVALPPHLRKFAGLERDVVVNGAWDHIEIWDAVVWQEKKLEGERALAGNGVG
- the rsmH gene encoding 16S rRNA (cytosine(1402)-N(4))-methyltransferase RsmH, which translates into the protein MSEMADHQPVMVEEIVDLIRPVPAGTVVDATVGMGGHARALLSDLGHVRLVGIDQDADALAMAAEALAGFGERAVLRQARFDRITEVIDEMAPTPQRGGIVAVLFDLGVSSPQLDRPERGFSYRADGPLDMRMDQRSTATAAHVVNTYDEGRLADVIARFGDERYARRVARAIVASRPIGGTAQLAEVVRDAIPAPARRRGGHPARRTFQALRIEVNDELAVLRPALEQAIEALVPRGRVVVLAYHSGEDRIVKDVLRDASTGGCTCPPRLPCVCGAQPRVRLLNRGARKPGPAEVARNPRSESARLRAAEKLEPNSATPGPETAA